Genomic segment of Rickettsiella endosymbiont of Xylota segnis:
CATTTGCGCAATGCCCCAACTCAATTAATGCGTAAATTACATTATGGAAAAAACTATCGTTATGTCCATGACGAACCCAATGCTTATGCCGATGGAGAAATATACTTTCCAGAAGAGTTAAAGGATCGGCAATATTATTTTCCTGTTCCTCGAGGTTTGGAACTTAAAATTGCACAAAAACTTGCACTTTTAAAAAAATCAGAAAAAATATAACAAGTGCTTATAATTTTAAGTTTGCTTTTCTAACCAAGTTTTAACAGCAATATAATTTACCTTCCCACTACCTAATAAGGGCATACTATCAATAAAGTATAATCTTCTCGGTAAACTTAATTCAGATAATCCCTTTACTCTAAATGTTTTAATAAGCAAAGGCCGAGTGGCAAGTTTATAATCTGTGATTAAAACAAGTTGTTCTCCTTTTTTAGCATCTGGAACAGTGAGTATTGCATGGTGTTTATCAGGCCATATCTCATAAATTACATTTTCTATGGCTGTTAAAGAAACCATTTCTCCGCTAATTTTTGCAAAGCGTTTGGCTCTATCTTTTATAATCAGATACCCTTCTGCATCGACTTCAACAATATCTCCCGTATCATACCATCCATGGCTGGGAGGAATAATTTCACCAATCTGCTCTTTACTTAAGTAACCTAACATCACATTAGGACCGGATATTAATAAACGTCCTCCCTGTTTAATTTCAGGAATAGGTTCAATTTCATAACGAATACCCGGTAAAAAATTACCTACTGTACCTGGTTTGTTTTGCATCGGCGTATTAACACTAATAACTGGTGATGCTTCAGTTACACCATAACCTTCAAAAATACGAATTCCAAATTTTTCCATCCATAATTTACGTGTTTTTTCTTTTAACTTTTCTGCACCAGCAAAAACATAACGTACGCTATAAAAATCATAAGGATGCGCATACCGTCCATAGCCTGCTAAAAAAGTATCTGCTCCAAACATAATAGTCGCATTACATTCATAAATCATATTAGGAACTTTACGATAATGTAGGGGAGATGGATAAATAAAAGCTTTTATTCCATGGTAGATAGGTAAAATGATGCATGCGGTTAATCCAAAAGCATGAAATAATGGTAATGAACTAAAGAAAATATCTCGCTGATTAAAATCGACTTGAGTCGTCATTTGTGCAAGATTAGCTTGTATATTTTTATGACTAAGAACTACTCCTTTAGGTTCACCTTCTGATCCAGAAGTAAATAAAATAACTGCTGGATCTTGTGGATTAGTTCCTTTTTTTAATTTTTTATAATAATAATATTGCGGAAATCGACTGAATAAACTTGCGCGTAATTTGTCTTTCCAACTAATTTCTTCTTTTAAATCTTCTAAATAAATAATATGGATAGATTTTTCGTTTAAGCGGTTAATAACTTGGAACAGATTAGCAACTTCAATAAATTTTCTGGAAGTAAGTATACATTTTACTTGAGCAACTTTACAGGCAGAATCTATTTGCAGAGGACCCGCAGTATAATTTAGCAAGGCAGGGATTCTACCAAACGCTTGCAATGCAAAAAAACTAACCACTGCACTCGTCATATTAGGCAATAAAAGACCCACCGTCTCCTGATAATTAGTGTAACGGCAAATATAAGGACCTAGAATAAAACATCGTGTTATTAATTGATTATAATTAATAGCTACTCGTGTAATATCTTCTAATATTTTTGTAGGCCCTTTATGAATTTCTTTCGCTTCTAATAAAGACTGAAAAAGAGTTTTATTATAATCTGTGCTTCGAAATAACATCTCTACCATCATGTCATATAGTTGATTACTAATAACTTGTCTTCTTTTTCGACTACTCATATTAGGATCAACAATAAACTTTCTGGGGGGCAAAATTGAAATAGAAATTTTTGGTAACCAACGTATTTGGACTTTACCTCGTAAACGGGAGAAAGGAGTATATTGCGCCCCTTGTAAACGAATAGGCAGTAAATTAACTTTGGCATGATCCGCTATTAATCCTGGACCTTCATAAAGTTTCATCAGCGCACCGGTTGTGGTAATCCTCCCTTCCGGAAAAATCACACATTTTTGTCCTTTTTTTACCTCTTTGATTAAAGTCTTGATTGCTAAGGGATTTAATGGGTCTAGTTCAAATACTTTAGAAAAATATAAAAAAGGTCGTATCCACCAAATACGTGATGTAAAACTATTAATTGCGAACAGAAGCTCATCAGGTAAAAATGCATAAAGTAAAACAACATCTAAAAATGAAGTGTGATTTGCAACAATAACGACACTTTCACCTGCTTGCTTATAATTCTCAAAGCCACTTAACTTAACATCATAAAGACATCTTAATATTTTTCGTAAAAGAGGTTTAATCAATCCTTGAGGTATAAGTCTTGTTGCATAAATAGCCAATCCAGTATTAATGATCCCTAATAATAAAAAAATCTGTATGACACTCAAATCAATTTTAAGTAAAAAAACAATAAAGATGCTGGAGATAACAATAAATATAGAATTAATTATGTTATTAGCGGCAATTGTTCTTGCGCGATGTTCAGTAGCAGTATCTGTTTGGATTAAGGTATATAAAGGCACAGCATAAACGCCACCGCTCACAGAAAGTCCAAACAAATCTATGCATATTCTCCAATGAGGTAACAAATTAAAAAAGCCTGAAAAATTAGTCAGTTTTTCAGAGTTATGGAGTAAATGGTTGGAAGCAAAATAAAGATCAATTATAAAAATACTCATCAGCCAGAGACTCATGGGTATCCATTTCATACTTATTCTATGTTTCAATAAACGATTACAAACTAATGAGCCACAAGCAACACCCACGGTAAAAATAATTAAAAAAAATGTCACTACACTAGCATCAGCTTGCAGAATATTCTTAGTAAAACTAGGAAATTGGGTTAAAAACGTAGCGCCAATTAACCAAAACCAAGAAATTGCGAGTATTCCTAAGAAAACCTTTTTTTCAGTTTTTACTTGCTGAATTATCTGTAATGAGGCTTTAATAAAATGTAAATTTAACTTTAAATTCGGGTTGGCTTTTTCAGTAACCGGAATGTAAAAACTGGCAAACAAACCCAGCCCCGCTATAGAGATTATGACCGTTGAAATCTTTCTTAGATCAGTATGATTAGCAATTAACAATCCACCTAAGATAGTCCCAATCAAGATCGCAATAAACGTGCTAGCCTCTACTAATGCATTGCCGGCGATTAACTGATTTTTTTCTAGAAGATCAGGTAAAATAGCATATTTGATAGGTCCAAAAAAAGTTGAATGCATGCCCATAAAAAATAATACTAGCATCAATAAACTTACTGAATGAAGATAAAACCCTAAGCTTGCCAATAACATAAATAAACATTCGAAGCCTTTAATTATTATGGTTAAGTATCTTTTGCTTAGTTTATCAGCCAATTGGCCTGCAAATGCTGAAAAAAGGAAAAAGGGTAAAATAAATAATCCAGCCGCTAAGGTTACTGAAAGCTGTTGCAACAGTAGAGATTGCGTGATGAGTTGGTAAGTAATTAAAATAATTAGCGCGTTTTTAAAGATATTATCATTAAATGCGCCCAAAAATTGAACTAACAACAAAGGTAAAAATCGTCGATTTTTTAGTAAAGAAAACTGAGTGAATACGGGCATAAACCCTCTCATGAGGCCTAATAACGCCTCTTCTAAAAAAAATCTTATCAGTATAACACCGAAACATGCTTATTTTTAAATCTACTTTTCTAAATCTGAAAAGATTTTAATTCAAGTTAACAAAATTAACTCCCCACCAAAAACTAAATAAATAACTTATATTTATTAAATGCAAGCTTGAGCTGTAATGAATAGACCAGTTGATATTAATCGATTGCGCAGGTATTATCCTTACCCGCAGTTGGTGCAAGTTTCTGCTCTATAGAGTGACTTAAGCCAACTCTAACGTAAGTTGAAGGGTTACGGGGTATAGCGCAGTCTGGTAGCGCGCCTGCTTTGGGAGCAGGATGTCGGGGGTTCGAATCCCTCTACCCCGACCAAATTTTTGTAGTTATACTTATTTTTAATCATTAAAACTGATGATTTATTATATCAATTAAGTAAGACGGATATCTTAGTATTATTTTTAGCCTTATTAAAACGCTCAAGGATACAACAACTTACATAAGCACATTATAGAAATTAGTTTTAGATTTTAGGAAACAGGCCTTGTTATTTAAACTTTTATTATAAGATAATAATTTTCAGGAAAGCGCCTGTAGCTCATCTGGATAGAGCATCGGCCTTCTAAGCCGAGGGTAGCAGGTTCGAGTCCTGCCAGGCGCACCAATTCCCAAATTCTTTATGTTTAATGGTGGACGTAGCTCAGTTGGTAGAGCCCCGGATTGTGATTCCGGTTGTCGTGGGTTCGATCCCCATCGTTCACCCCATTTTTGGGGCCGTTAGCTCAGCTGGTAGAGCAGTAGACTCTTAATCTATTGGTCGATGGTTCGATCCCATCACGGCCCACCAGATAAATCAAAGACTTACATCACTCAAAAAATTTTCCTAAATATCACTGCGCGACATTTGCGCGAGCTGTATCTACAAGGTTGTTATTTTTTCTTAAAACCATTAAATGTCTCCCCATGGTACATACCTTATTAGCGGCATGAATAAGATTACCTAACTCAGCTGCCGAATAATGTGTGGTTACACTTCTCGTTTTATGTCCTAACAAAACTTGTCTATCTTCATAACAAACTTCAGCTGAACGTAGTCGATAACCAAAAGTGTGTTTTAAATCATGCACCCTAACTTGAGGTAGATTTGCACGTAGACGTGCTTTTTTCCAAGCCGAATTTAACATTCGAGTAATAGGTTTTCTTCGAAAAGTGAATACATACTCAGAATGTTCTCCTCTTACTTCCTCAATAATAGCTAAAGCATTTCTATTTAAAACAACCAAACGCTTTTCACGATTTTTAACTTCAGCGGCAGGAATAATAAAAACTGAACCTTCAGGTATTCTGATTTCCCATTTCCATTTCAAATGGCAAATTTCATGATCACGACAACCTGTATTGACAGCAAACAAAGCCATGCGTTTTAAATGCAAAGGTAATTCGCTAAAAAGCCTAGCCTGTTCATCAATCTGTAATGGATACGGTTCTCTCTTGTCAATTTCACGAAGCAATTTTATTTTAGGTGCTTTATGCAACCAACTTAAATTGTGCTCATCTTTCCATTCTTGCTCTGCTAAATTTAAAATATGTCTCACAACTTGTAAGCCACAATTAATCGTCCGTCTTTTTACTCCTTCAAGTTTACGTTTTTTTATATAGCTTCTTAAATTATCCATATGAACTAAATCAAGCGATAAATCACCAATGTATTTATCTAAAGTTTTTAAATAAATAGCATCAACATGTAGACTCGATTTATCTTTTTCTAATAAATATTTAGTTGCAGCCTCTCTAAAAGTTCGCTTCGGTCTCACCCCATAAACACTGGCTTTACGAACCTGCTCAAGCCGATGAACTAAATAGCGTTCGGCTTCTTCGAGAGAACTTGATCCAGTGCTTTCTGAAATGCGGCGTCCGTTGACTTTTTTGTTAATGTGCCATATGTTCCCGCGTTTAACGAGTCCTGGCATTTTTTTTCTTCCCATATTGGTCTCCCCTTTAATGGAGGACGACCCTTACATTGCTTATAATCGTCCAACCATGCGTCTAAATCAAGTCGATCAAATGCAATTCCTATTTCTCCAATTGGAATTGTCACTAAATAGGGTCTTACTTCTTCATTAAATCGGTGTCGATCCATTCCTAAATAATTGGGAGCATCACGTAAACGGAGTAACCGAGGTTGCATTGTTTGTTCTCCTTTTTGTTTTTTTATTAAACAAATTTTACTTCATAAAAATGTCCACATGTGGACATTTTTTTTATTTAAAATATACACACACTAAAAATAATAAAAAGGAATCATATGCAAGAAATATTAATTAGAAGTGCAATTAAATTTTTTGGAAGTATTTCAGAAATGGCAAAAAATCTCAAAATTAGCCGACAAAGTATTTATCGTTATCTTGAAGGGCAGCCAATTGATCCTGATGTTGCTTCGCTTATCGAAAAAGCAACTAAGGGTAAAATCAAATTTAAAAAACTTATTCCTTGGAGAAGCAAATTCTATACAGAACTTGATGATTTTCCTTGTTCCCTTGTTAAAACACATTTAAACAAAATTATTTTTCCTGCAGATATATTTAGTTTTCTTCATCAAAAAGGCTTACCTCTATCTGATTATCGCCCAATTTGTGTCGATGAAAATCTTCATCTTATTTATGGTTTAGAGCATATTGAAGCTGCTAAAAAATGGTGGAAAAAATCAGTATTTTCTTGGCATATATCACTAGAAGATTTACGAAATAAAAAATATGAAGTTCATTATTTAATTAAAACCTTTAATTTAATTGAACGAATGGCTATTAGAAATGCCTTAGAAAAATTTATTGGAAAACGTCAAGGAAGAAGGACTGATCTTGATGAACTTGTGAATCTTCCTCCACAAGTTCAAGGAATTAAAACAAGAGATTTTGTTGCTGATGCACTTGGGTTTGGTAGTGATTATGTTTGCAGAATGCTTAATAAAATCTTCCGACACGGTAGCCGTACACTAATCCTACAAGTTCTAGAAGGAAAAATATCAATTTCTAAAGCAGGTGAAATCGCTGAATATTTATATAACAAACAAAAAAGTATTCGAGTTGTAAAAAAAAGGAAACAAACAATCAATAACGATGATTACAAGATTAGAAAAAATAATTTAACCAAATCATTCGATTTCTTATCCCAATTTAATAAATAATCAATAATAAAGGAGCACTTTGCATGAATACTTCTCAACTTCCTTATTCCTTACAAGCAGAGCAAGCGGTATTGGGCGGACTGATACTTGATAATATAACTTGGTCTGGTATTAGCGAACATTTAGTATCCAAGGATTTTTATCAATTAGAACATCAAATTTTATTTGATCAAATTATAAAGAAGATAAAGAAAGGAGAAAAAGTTGATGTCTTAACTTTAAGTGAGGCTGTTAAAACAATCCCGGAGTTAAAAGAAATAAAAGGTGACATTTATGTAATGGAGTTAATGAAAACAACCTTTAGTACATCGAATATTGGTGCTTATGTCGATATTATTAAGGAACATTCGAATCGTCGTCAATTAATTGAGATAGGACAGCTTTTAAATGATTATGTTACTCATAAAAATTCTAAGGAAACTTTAGTTTGGCTAGAAAATAAAATTCAACAGTTAAATGTGACGCTCTCTCCAGAAAATAAATTGCAGTTAATTACGTTAATTGACTTTCTAACGCTGAATATTGCTCAACGTGAGCTTATTTTATCTCCTTGGCTACCGAAGCAAGGATTAGCCATGCTCTATGCAAAACGCGGTGTGGGTAAAACACATGTGGCTTTAAATATTGCCTATACTGTGGCTAGTGGAGGTTCTTTTTTAGGTTGGAAAGCAGATAAACCCTGTTCGGTTTTGTATCTTGATGGTGAAATGCCAGCGGCAACTATGCAAGAGAGGCTGGCTTCTATCGTAATATCCCATGAAAAAGAAGCACAAGCTCCTTTTACTATTCTTACTCCCGATATCCAAAATAGAGGAATGCCTGACCTATCTACATTAGAAGGACAGCAAGCACTAGAACCTTTTCTAAAGGATGTTGAATTTATTGTGGTGGATAATATTTCAACTTTATGCCGAACTGGAAAAGAAAATGAGGCTGAAGGTTGGATATTAGTGCAAGCTTGGGCTTTGCGCATGCGTTCAGAGGGCCGTTCTGTTCTCTTTGTTCATCATGCAGCAAAGAATGGCAATGCACGTGGGACGAGTAAACGAGAGGATGTATTAGATACTGTCATTGTTTTAAAACATCCTAATGATTACGATCCGAGTGAAGGGGCTAGTTTTGAAATTCATTTTGAAAAAGCACGTTCATTTTGTGGTGAATCGGCACAACCTTTATTAGTCAAACTACACACAGAATATAACAAGCAAGTGTGGGAATTAAAAACTTTAGAGAAATCAACCTTTGAAAAGGTTATTGATTTGGCTAATCAAGGGTTTAAACAACATGAGATTGTTTTAGATTTAGGTATTAGCAAATCAAAAGCCAGTCGTTATTTTAAAAAAGCAAAGGAAGAAGGATGCATTGTGCATGCTTAATCATGCTGCGAATAGGCCAAAGTTGCAAGTTGCATTTCCTAAGGGGTGCAACTCGCAACTCTTGGCTCATTTTGGAGAAAAATATGAAACAAAACAATGCGACTTTTAGTGCTAAGGCCTTAGCTTATAAGACTTTAAAGCGAAATACCTCTGAAACTTTTTCTGCAAAGCTGTGGATAAATAATGCAACTTTTATCCCTAAAAAATCACCTCAAAAGTTGCGGCCTGATAAGCCCTATTTTGGTTTAGAGATTGACCAATTAAAAACCCTTGCAGCTGATGATTGGGATGAAGTGAAAGATAATCCAGCGATGTTAAAAGCAATGATCGAAACCTATCTCATGCTCAAAGGGTTAGATCCCGAAATACCTTCTGCTATTTACACTAAAACAGTGGATTGTCAAAACTGTGGCGAAGTAAAAACTTGGGCTAGCTGTCCCTACGATACAGTTCCTTGTTGCCAATGGTGTTTAGTGAATAATGATTTGAACTGGGATAAATAAAAAGGAGAAGCCGAGATGTTTATGAAAAAACTATTCCAACACATTCGATGTTATCGAATGAGATTGAAAAGAAAGGAACAGGAAAACCAACGATTAAAAGATAAAAACACCCGATTAGCTAAGCTTCTTGATATTAAGAGAGGTATCAAATGAAGTGCCTTAATCCAAGCTGTAATTACTTTAAAACCAGAGCTATAGATTCATTTGAACTCAAGAAAGGTCATTTAACCCGAAGAAGACGCTATTGCTTTAAATGCCAGGTACGTTATACCACGCTTGAAATTCCTATTTACATAGGAGCAGTTAATAAAGATTCCCTTTATGCTTTGAAGCAAGTTATCAACTATTTTTCAGGTAATGATCCCTATGCTCAATGGTCGAAATTATTTAGATTTGACAACACTGACCCCCATATAAGCCATTCGCAAAATAATTAAAAACAATAGATAATATTAATGCATTATTTTTTTATAATGCTTCCTGCAATTCTATATCCTGTAATCTCTATAATTAATAAGACGGAAAAAGCTAATCTTTGAATGAGTAAACTACCTAATGGTTTAACGATTAAACAAACCAAATTTTGCCAAAACTATAGCATCCCTCCTCATAATGCGACTCAAGCGGCTATTTCTGCCGGTTATTCTCCGCATATTGCTAAAACGATCGGCCATCGATTAAAAAAGAATCCGAAGGTACAAGACTATTTAAAATCCTTACAGTCTGATTTGGAGAGTCAAATGATTGTAAATTATGAATGGAAACTTAATAAATTAAAGCAGGTTGTTGAAGCTTTTATAGAGAATAAAGAAGACTTAAGTCCCCATAAAGTAAATAGTGCCATCCAAGCAATCAGTGAGATGAATAAGATGCAGGGCCACTACTCAGCAGAAAAACATGTCAACTTTAATATAAAAACTGATCCTGATCTCCAACAATTAGAAGATCTTATTAAACAACATGCTAAGGACTATTGATAATAAAGATTCTTTAATAACAAAAGCTACACTGTGGGGATCATTATTATTATTCACAAAAGTATTTTATCAATTACGCACAGGACGTAAATTTAGCGTTTCTCAGCCGACTTGTCGTGAACCTCATGTCATCACCCTCTGTCGAGCCTTAACGCAGACGCTAGAGGGTGAAATGCCGCTTCTTTTGATTAATATTCCACCACGTTATGGAAAGACCGAATTACTGATTCATTTTGTAGCGTGGTGTCTATCGCGTTATCCCGATTCACAGTTTCTTTATGTTTCCTATTCACATTCACTTGCTAAGAAACAAACGCAGACTATTCGTCAAATTATGACATTGCCGCAGTATAAGAAATTATTTGGTGTGCATTTGTCAGATGTATCGAGTGCCAAAGATAATTTCGAAACCACTCAAGGAGGTTGCGTATTTGCAGCCGGTAGTGGTGGAACGATTACTGGTAGAGGCGCTGGATTACAGAATGTCGATCGTTTCTCAGGCGCAATTATTATCGATGATATTCATAAGCCCGATGAAGTCACGAGTGATGTCATGCGTGAAGGCGTTATTGATTGGTACTACAACACCTTACAAAGCCGTGTGAATGCTCCGGGTAAAACACCCATTATCTTTATTGGCCAACGCTTACACGAAGCGGATTTACCCAGTCACTTCATTCAAACCCAATCCTGGGAAACACTGATTTTACCGGCTTTAGATTCAGCCGGTAATGCCTTAAATCCTTTGATGCACAATGAAAAGCAATTATTAAAATTTCAAGCTGAGAGACCTTATGAGTTTGCTGCACAATATCAACAAGATCCACAACCCACAGGAGGCGGCATCTTTAAACCGGAATGGTTTTATTTATTAGATGAAGAACCTGATTTTTTAGCGACATTCATTACGGTGGATACCGCTGAAACGGATAAAACTTACAATGATGCGACGGTATTTAGTTTTTGGGGTTTATATCACATAAAGAACGAAACAGCAGAAACAGACATATTGGGTCTACATTGGATTGATTGTGTCGAACTGCACATTGAGCCTAAAGATCTCGAAAATGAGTTACGTCATTTTTATACGATCGCCAATCGGCATAAAGTAAAACCTAACTGCATTGCGATTGAAAAGAAATCTACGGGTGTGACTTTACTTTCATTCCTTAAAAGCTGGCGTGGTATTGAGGTTCGGGAAATTGAACGTTCGGTTAAATCAGGTAATAAAATTACTCGCTATTTAGAAATACAACCGATTATTGCTAACCAGAGAGTTTCTTTACCGCGTAATGGTAAGCATACCGAAGCTTGTATTACTCACTGTAAAAAAATTACCGCTAACAACACCCATCGTTTTGATGATATTGCCGATACTTTGTATGATGGTATTAAACTTGGATTAATTGAACAGTCTATTCTTTTCTCAAGACGCCATCATGATGACGTGAATCGTGTTGTCTCTACATTAGCTGATCGTTTTCAACAGCTTAATCAGTTAAGAGAAGAGCGTTTATGGTAGATCAATTAACGGTTATCAAGAAGAATATTGAAAAGAGCTGTGAATATTTTCAAGAAAATGTAAAACGATTTAATTATTTTCGCCAGTTTGTCTTTCAATCCTCTCTTTCAGAAGCTGACAAGGCAGTCTTACATGAAGCCAATAAACCTATCCTAGAGTTTAATAGCTTAGAAGCCTTTATTTCACGGTTAAGAGGTGAATTTTCTAAACAAGAGCCTTCCATTGCAGTACGTCTATTAGATCAGAGTGGACTCGATCCTAACTTACCCCTAATTCTAGAAGG
This window contains:
- a CDS encoding acyl-[ACP]--phospholipid O-acyltransferase, whose protein sequence is MPVFTQFSLLKNRRFLPLLLVQFLGAFNDNIFKNALIILITYQLITQSLLLQQLSVTLAAGLFILPFFLFSAFAGQLADKLSKRYLTIIIKGFECLFMLLASLGFYLHSVSLLMLVLFFMGMHSTFFGPIKYAILPDLLEKNQLIAGNALVEASTFIAILIGTILGGLLIANHTDLRKISTVIISIAGLGLFASFYIPVTEKANPNLKLNLHFIKASLQIIQQVKTEKKVFLGILAISWFWLIGATFLTQFPSFTKNILQADASVVTFFLIIFTVGVACGSLVCNRLLKHRISMKWIPMSLWLMSIFIIDLYFASNHLLHNSEKLTNFSGFFNLLPHWRICIDLFGLSVSGGVYAVPLYTLIQTDTATEHRARTIAANNIINSIFIVISSIFIVFLLKIDLSVIQIFLLLGIINTGLAIYATRLIPQGLIKPLLRKILRCLYDVKLSGFENYKQAGESVVIVANHTSFLDVVLLYAFLPDELLFAINSFTSRIWWIRPFLYFSKVFELDPLNPLAIKTLIKEVKKGQKCVIFPEGRITTTGALMKLYEGPGLIADHAKVNLLPIRLQGAQYTPFSRLRGKVQIRWLPKISISILPPRKFIVDPNMSSRKRRQVISNQLYDMMVEMLFRSTDYNKTLFQSLLEAKEIHKGPTKILEDITRVAINYNQLITRCFILGPYICRYTNYQETVGLLLPNMTSAVVSFFALQAFGRIPALLNYTAGPLQIDSACKVAQVKCILTSRKFIEVANLFQVINRLNEKSIHIIYLEDLKEEISWKDKLRASLFSRFPQYYYYKKLKKGTNPQDPAVILFTSGSEGEPKGVVLSHKNIQANLAQMTTQVDFNQRDIFFSSLPLFHAFGLTACIILPIYHGIKAFIYPSPLHYRKVPNMIYECNATIMFGADTFLAGYGRYAHPYDFYSVRYVFAGAEKLKEKTRKLWMEKFGIRIFEGYGVTEASPVISVNTPMQNKPGTVGNFLPGIRYEIEPIPEIKQGGRLLISGPNVMLGYLSKEQIGEIIPPSHGWYDTGDIVEVDAEGYLIIKDRAKRFAKISGEMVSLTAIENVIYEIWPDKHHAILTVPDAKKGEQLVLITDYKLATRPLLIKTFRVKGLSELSLPRRLYFIDSMPLLGSGKVNYIAVKTWLEKQT
- a CDS encoding tyrosine-type recombinase/integrase, with translation MGRKKMPGLVKRGNIWHINKKVNGRRISESTGSSSLEEAERYLVHRLEQVRKASVYGVRPKRTFREAATKYLLEKDKSSLHVDAIYLKTLDKYIGDLSLDLVHMDNLRSYIKKRKLEGVKRRTINCGLQVVRHILNLAEQEWKDEHNLSWLHKAPKIKLLREIDKREPYPLQIDEQARLFSELPLHLKRMALFAVNTGCRDHEICHLKWKWEIRIPEGSVFIIPAAEVKNREKRLVVLNRNALAIIEEVRGEHSEYVFTFRRKPITRMLNSAWKKARLRANLPQVRVHDLKHTFGYRLRSAEVCYEDRQVLLGHKTRSVTTHYSAAELGNLIHAANKVCTMGRHLMVLRKNNNLVDTARANVAQ
- a CDS encoding Cro/CI family transcriptional regulator, which produces MQEILIRSAIKFFGSISEMAKNLKISRQSIYRYLEGQPIDPDVASLIEKATKGKIKFKKLIPWRSKFYTELDDFPCSLVKTHLNKIIFPADIFSFLHQKGLPLSDYRPICVDENLHLIYGLEHIEAAKKWWKKSVFSWHISLEDLRNKKYEVHYLIKTFNLIERMAIRNALEKFIGKRQGRRTDLDELVNLPPQVQGIKTRDFVADALGFGSDYVCRMLNKIFRHGSRTLILQVLEGKISISKAGEIAEYLYNKQKSIRVVKKRKQTINNDDYKIRKNNLTKSFDFLSQFNK
- a CDS encoding AAA family ATPase; its protein translation is MNTSQLPYSLQAEQAVLGGLILDNITWSGISEHLVSKDFYQLEHQILFDQIIKKIKKGEKVDVLTLSEAVKTIPELKEIKGDIYVMELMKTTFSTSNIGAYVDIIKEHSNRRQLIEIGQLLNDYVTHKNSKETLVWLENKIQQLNVTLSPENKLQLITLIDFLTLNIAQRELILSPWLPKQGLAMLYAKRGVGKTHVALNIAYTVASGGSFLGWKADKPCSVLYLDGEMPAATMQERLASIVISHEKEAQAPFTILTPDIQNRGMPDLSTLEGQQALEPFLKDVEFIVVDNISTLCRTGKENEAEGWILVQAWALRMRSEGRSVLFVHHAAKNGNARGTSKREDVLDTVIVLKHPNDYDPSEGASFEIHFEKARSFCGESAQPLLVKLHTEYNKQVWELKTLEKSTFEKVIDLANQGFKQHEIVLDLGISKSKASRYFKKAKEEGCIVHA
- a CDS encoding terminase small subunit, encoding MSKLPNGLTIKQTKFCQNYSIPPHNATQAAISAGYSPHIAKTIGHRLKKNPKVQDYLKSLQSDLESQMIVNYEWKLNKLKQVVEAFIENKEDLSPHKVNSAIQAISEMNKMQGHYSAEKHVNFNIKTDPDLQQLEDLIKQHAKDY